One Alnus glutinosa chromosome 3, dhAlnGlut1.1, whole genome shotgun sequence genomic region harbors:
- the LOC133864038 gene encoding uncharacterized protein LOC133864038 — protein sequence MKALPIANSIYPKHYKKGNGQANRGHLQSYWTETSLALTYIPKMAASKVSLKLLIEKKSQRVLFAEADKEFVDLLFSIFTLPVGTVTRLLEKQNMAGCLHSLYKSMENLSDRYFQPDQDKNFLLNPKVAISGAKVPLLLPSVEQSYTASKIYRCGNYHCTYVANDPRAICPSCRNQMNSEQTFVDPPSEIKASSSSEGGYVKGVITYMVMDNLEVKPMSTISSITLLTKFNVRDLGSVEEKVVDFGVDEVLSLLEASLQSKTVLTDVFLQNHSELLTMRSDSECGPVLEPN from the exons ATGAAGGCACTTCCAATAGCGAATTCCATATACCCTAAGCACTATAAAAAGGGTAACGGTCAAGCCAATAGAGGGCACTTACAGTCTTACTGGACTGAAACCTCTTTAGCATTGACATACATACCTAAAATGGCAGCATCCAAGGTAAGCCTGAAGCTTTTGATCGAGAAAAAGAGCCAACGGGTGCTCTTTGCTGAAGCAGACAAGGAATTTGTTGATTTACTGTTTAGCATTTTCACTCTGCCGGTCGGAACGGTCACTAGGCTCTTAGAAAAGCAAAACATGGCAGGCTGCTTGCATAGCCTGTACAAGAGCATGGAGAATCTGAGTGATAGATACTTTCAGCCAGACCAAGACAAGAACTTTCTGCTAAACCCAAAAGTAGCCATTTCTGGTGCTAAAGTCCCTCTACTCTTGCCAAGCGTTGAGCAGTCATATACAGCAAGTAAAATTTATAGGTGTGGCAACTACCACTGTACGTACGTGGCTAATGACCCGAGAGCAATTTGTCCTTCATGCAGGAATCAAATGAACAGCGAGCAAACTTTCGTAGACCCGCCAAGCGAAATCAAGGCATCCTCCTCTAGTGAGGGAGGTTACGTGAAAGGGGTGATCACTTACATGGTGATGGATAATCTGGAGGTGAAGCCCATGTCAACCATCTCTTCTATCACTTTACTTACCAAGTTTAATGTCAGGGACCTTGGGTCTGTTGAGGAGAAAGTCGTTGATTTTGGAGTGgatgag GTTCTGAGTTTGCTCGAGGCTTCTTTGCAATCGAAGACTGTTCTGACCGATGTCTTCCTTCAGAACCATAGTGAGTTACTGACAATGAGGAGTGATTCAGAATGTGGGCCGGTTTTAGAGCCAAATTGA
- the LOC133864327 gene encoding uncharacterized protein LOC133864327 isoform X2 encodes MAATKVSLKLLIDKKSQRVLFAEADKKFVDFLFSISTLPVGTVTKLLQKQNTLGCLSSLYESIENLSDIYYIQPDQDKQFLLNPKVAISGAEIPLLLPSVVQSSSSRKFYRCKGNHAFGHVSHDQRSICPACKSSMTSEVSYVDPPSDIKASTSSINEGGYVKGVITYMVMDDLDVKPMSTISAITLLGKFDVRDVGAVVEKVVDFGMDEAVRLLVASFKSKTVLTDVFLRKDVNHTVKD; translated from the exons ATGGCAGCAACCAAGGTAAGCTTGAAGCTTTTGATAGACAAAAAGAGCCAGCGTGTGCTCTTTGCTGAAGCAGACAAGAAATTTGTTGATTTCCTCTTTAGCATTTCCACTCTGCCGGTCGGAACTGTCACTAAGCTCTTACAGAAGCAAAACACGTTAGGCTGCTTGTCTAGCTTGTACGAGAGCATAGAGAATCTGAGTGATATATATTACATTCAGCCAGACCAAGACAAACAGTTTCTGCTAAATCCAAAAGTGGCCATTTCTGGTGCTGAAATCCCTCTCCTCTTGCCAAGCGTTGTGCAGTCAAGTTCATCCAGGAAATTTTATAGGTGTAAAGGCAACCACGCGTTCGGCCACGTGTCTCATGACCAGAGATCAATTTGTCCTGCGTGCAAGAGTTCAATGACCAGCGAGGTAAGTTACGTTGACCCACCAAGCGATATCAAGGCATCGACCTCCTCTATTAATGAGGGAGGTTACGTGAAAGGGGTGATTACTTACATGGTAATGGATGATCTGGACGTGAAGCCCATGTCCACCATCTCTGCTATCACTTTACTTGGCAAATTTGATGTCAGGGACGTAGGGGCTGTTGTGGAGAAGGTGGTCGATTTCGGCATGGATGAG GCTGTGAGATTGCTCGTGGCTTCTTTCAAATCGAAGACTGTTCTAACTGATGTCTTCCTTCGGAAGGATGTGAACCATACTGTCAAGGACT GA
- the LOC133864327 gene encoding uncharacterized protein LOC133864327 isoform X3, whose translation MAATKVSLKLLIDKKSQRVLFAEADKKFVDFLFSISTLPVGTVTKLLQKQNTLGCLSSLYESIENLSDIYYIQPDQDKQFLLNPKVAISGAEIPLLLPSVVQSSSSRKFYRCKGNHAFGHVSHDQRSICPACKSSMTSEVSYVDPPSDIKASTSSINEGGYVKGVITYMVMDDLDVKPMSTISAITLLGKFDVRDVGAVVEKVVDFGMDEDMLYQIN comes from the exons ATGGCAGCAACCAAGGTAAGCTTGAAGCTTTTGATAGACAAAAAGAGCCAGCGTGTGCTCTTTGCTGAAGCAGACAAGAAATTTGTTGATTTCCTCTTTAGCATTTCCACTCTGCCGGTCGGAACTGTCACTAAGCTCTTACAGAAGCAAAACACGTTAGGCTGCTTGTCTAGCTTGTACGAGAGCATAGAGAATCTGAGTGATATATATTACATTCAGCCAGACCAAGACAAACAGTTTCTGCTAAATCCAAAAGTGGCCATTTCTGGTGCTGAAATCCCTCTCCTCTTGCCAAGCGTTGTGCAGTCAAGTTCATCCAGGAAATTTTATAGGTGTAAAGGCAACCACGCGTTCGGCCACGTGTCTCATGACCAGAGATCAATTTGTCCTGCGTGCAAGAGTTCAATGACCAGCGAGGTAAGTTACGTTGACCCACCAAGCGATATCAAGGCATCGACCTCCTCTATTAATGAGGGAGGTTACGTGAAAGGGGTGATTACTTACATGGTAATGGATGATCTGGACGTGAAGCCCATGTCCACCATCTCTGCTATCACTTTACTTGGCAAATTTGATGTCAGGGACGTAGGGGCTGTTGTGGAGAAGGTGGTCGATTTCGGCATGGATGAG GACATGCTTTATCAAATTAATTAG
- the LOC133862804 gene encoding uncharacterized protein LOC133862804, with the protein MEQRMRDFDAMEQRMRHFEAFMSSTGLSFVCPGAQQSSPAHVGSTSSVSSAPAGNATMVGPLSPSGQLLSQQSPLGTPSPVTPSLAGQSTVGELTPETAPRDPQRRPPDL; encoded by the exons atggagcagcgcatgcgagattttgatgctatggagcagcgcatgcgacattttgaggccttcatgtcctctacaggattatcgttcgtatgccctggtgctcagcagtcttcacctgcacacgtcggtagtacgtcatctgttagtagtgcgcctgcag gtaatgcgacaatggttggtccgttgtcgccttctggacaattgctgagccaacaatcccctctcgggactccttcgcccgttacaccatctcttgcgggacaatcgacAGTTGGCGAGCTCACGCCCGagactgcacctcgtgatccgcagagacgtcctccagatttgtag
- the LOC133864327 gene encoding uncharacterized protein LOC133864327 isoform X1, protein MAATKVSLKLLIDKKSQRVLFAEADKKFVDFLFSISTLPVGTVTKLLQKQNTLGCLSSLYESIENLSDIYYIQPDQDKQFLLNPKVAISGAEIPLLLPSVVQSSSSRKFYRCKGNHAFGHVSHDQRSICPACKSSMTSEVSYVDPPSDIKASTSSINEGGYVKGVITYMVMDDLDVKPMSTISAITLLGKFDVRDVGAVVEKVVDFGMDEAVRLLVASFKSKTVLTDVFLRKDVNHTVKDCTTCFIKLISKLTLK, encoded by the exons ATGGCAGCAACCAAGGTAAGCTTGAAGCTTTTGATAGACAAAAAGAGCCAGCGTGTGCTCTTTGCTGAAGCAGACAAGAAATTTGTTGATTTCCTCTTTAGCATTTCCACTCTGCCGGTCGGAACTGTCACTAAGCTCTTACAGAAGCAAAACACGTTAGGCTGCTTGTCTAGCTTGTACGAGAGCATAGAGAATCTGAGTGATATATATTACATTCAGCCAGACCAAGACAAACAGTTTCTGCTAAATCCAAAAGTGGCCATTTCTGGTGCTGAAATCCCTCTCCTCTTGCCAAGCGTTGTGCAGTCAAGTTCATCCAGGAAATTTTATAGGTGTAAAGGCAACCACGCGTTCGGCCACGTGTCTCATGACCAGAGATCAATTTGTCCTGCGTGCAAGAGTTCAATGACCAGCGAGGTAAGTTACGTTGACCCACCAAGCGATATCAAGGCATCGACCTCCTCTATTAATGAGGGAGGTTACGTGAAAGGGGTGATTACTTACATGGTAATGGATGATCTGGACGTGAAGCCCATGTCCACCATCTCTGCTATCACTTTACTTGGCAAATTTGATGTCAGGGACGTAGGGGCTGTTGTGGAGAAGGTGGTCGATTTCGGCATGGATGAG GCTGTGAGATTGCTCGTGGCTTCTTTCAAATCGAAGACTGTTCTAACTGATGTCTTCCTTCGGAAGGATGTGAACCATACTGTCAAGGACTGTAC GACATGCTTTATCAAATTAATTAGTAAACTCACTCTAAAATAG
- the LOC133864385 gene encoding uncharacterized protein LOC133864385 isoform X2: MATTEISLKLFMDKKGQRVLFAEADKKFVDFLLSIFTLPVGVVTRLLKEGGGMVGCLPSLYQSIEDMSVTHIKPDKSKSFLLEPKVMLCPKVPLLLPNIGSTFRQLYRCSNSNRYSTCTNYATDEDSTICPHCKHKMDQILTFVDPPGTIRESSTSKDGYVKGTVTYMVMDDLEVKPSSPTTLVSLFAKFNVKNIGDIEEKVVDVGMDELGSETARGFIAIKDCFD; this comes from the exons ATGGCAACAACCGAAATAAGCCTGAAGCTTTTCATGGACAAGAAGGGCCAACGGGTGCTCTTTGCTGAAGCAGACAAGAAATTTGTTGATTTCCTATTAAGCATTTTCACTCTGCCCGTTGGAGTTGTCACGAGGCTTCTGAAAGAGGGAGGCGGCATGGTAGGCTGCTTGCCAAGCCTCTACCAAAGCATTGAAGATATGAGTGTTACTCACATCAAACCAGACAAAAGCAAAAGCTTCCTGTTAGAACCCAAAGTAATGCTTTGTCCTAAAGTCCCTCTCCTATTGCCAAACATTGGGTCGACATTCCGTCAATTGTATAGGTGTTCGAACTCAAACAGATACAGCACCTGTACCAATTACGCGACAGATGAAGACAGCACAATTTGTCCTCATTGCAAACATAAGATGGACCAGATTTTAACATTCGTAGACCCACCGGGCACAATCAGGGAATCCTCCACTAGTAAGGACGGTTACGTGAAAGGGACGGTTACATACATGGTGATGGATGATCTGGAGGTGAAGCCCTCTTCCCCCACCACTCTTGTCTCTCTTTTTGCCAAGTTTAATGTCAAGAATATAGGTGATATTGAGGAGAAAGTTGTCGATGTGGGCATGGATGAG CTAGGGAGTGAAACTGCTCGAGGCTTCATTGCGATCAAAGACTGTTTTGACTGA
- the LOC133864385 gene encoding uncharacterized protein LOC133864385 isoform X1 → MATTEISLKLFMDKKGQRVLFAEADKKFVDFLLSIFTLPVGVVTRLLKEGGGMVGCLPSLYQSIEDMSVTHIKPDKSKSFLLEPKVMLCPKVPLLLPNIGSTFRQLYRCSNSNRYSTCTNYATDEDSTICPHCKHKMDQILTFVDPPGTIRESSTSKDGYVKGTVTYMVMDDLEVKPSSPTTLVSLFAKFNVKNIGDIEEKVVDVGMDEGVKLLEASLRSKTVLTDVFLPAEIIKTGGLN, encoded by the exons ATGGCAACAACCGAAATAAGCCTGAAGCTTTTCATGGACAAGAAGGGCCAACGGGTGCTCTTTGCTGAAGCAGACAAGAAATTTGTTGATTTCCTATTAAGCATTTTCACTCTGCCCGTTGGAGTTGTCACGAGGCTTCTGAAAGAGGGAGGCGGCATGGTAGGCTGCTTGCCAAGCCTCTACCAAAGCATTGAAGATATGAGTGTTACTCACATCAAACCAGACAAAAGCAAAAGCTTCCTGTTAGAACCCAAAGTAATGCTTTGTCCTAAAGTCCCTCTCCTATTGCCAAACATTGGGTCGACATTCCGTCAATTGTATAGGTGTTCGAACTCAAACAGATACAGCACCTGTACCAATTACGCGACAGATGAAGACAGCACAATTTGTCCTCATTGCAAACATAAGATGGACCAGATTTTAACATTCGTAGACCCACCGGGCACAATCAGGGAATCCTCCACTAGTAAGGACGGTTACGTGAAAGGGACGGTTACATACATGGTGATGGATGATCTGGAGGTGAAGCCCTCTTCCCCCACCACTCTTGTCTCTCTTTTTGCCAAGTTTAATGTCAAGAATATAGGTGATATTGAGGAGAAAGTTGTCGATGTGGGCATGGATGAG GGAGTGAAACTGCTCGAGGCTTCATTGCGATCAAAGACTGTTTTGACTGATGTTTTCCTTCCGGCCGAGATCATTAAAACTGGAGGACTCAATTGA
- the LOC133864823 gene encoding uncharacterized protein LOC133864823, producing MATTKVSPKLFIDKRRQQVLFAEADKKFVDFLFSIFTLPVGAVMSLLKEGGGTVGCLPSLYQSIEDMSVTHIKPDKSKRFLLEPKVMLCPKVPLLLPNIGSTFRQLYRCSNSNKYNTCINYVTDEDSTICPYCELKMNRIVTFIDPPSTIRESSTTKDGYVKGTVIYMVMDNLEVKPLSTTTLVSLFAKFNVMNIGDIEEKVVDVGMDEGVKLLEASLRSKTVLTDVFLPVENIKTEDSIDTTERYPAE from the exons ATGGCAACGACCAAAGTAAGCCCGAAGCTTTTCATAGACAAGAGGAGGCAACAGGTGCTTTTTGCTGAAGCAGACAAGAAATTTGTTGATTTTCTATTTAGCATTTTCACTCTGCCCGTCGGAGCTGTCATGAGTCTTCTGAAAGAAGGAGGCGGCACGGTAGGCTGCTTGCCAAGCCTCTACCAAAGCATTGAAGATATGAGTGTTACTCACATCAAACCAGACAAAAGCAAACGCTTCCTGTTAGAACCCAAAGTAATGCTTTGTCCTAAAGTCCCTCTCCTATTGCCAAACATTGGGTCAACATTCCGTCAATTGTATAGGTGTTCGAACTCAAACAAATACAACACCTGTATCAATTACGTGACTGATGAAGACAGCACAATTTGTCCTTATTGCGAACTTAAGATGAACCGGATTGTAACATTCATAGACCCACCGAGCACAATTAGGGAATCCTCCACTACTAAGGACGGTTACGTGAAAGGGACGGTTATATACATGGTGATGGATAATCTGGAGGTGAAGCCCTTGTCTACCACCACTCTTGTCTCTCTTTTTGCCAAGTTTAATGTCATGAACATAGGTGATATTGAGGAGAAAGTGGTCGATGTGGGCATGGATGAG GGAGTGAAACTGCTCGAGGCTTCTTTGCGATCAAAGACTGTTTTGACTGATGTCTTCCTTCCGGTCGAGAACATTAAAACTGAGGACTCAATAGATACAACGGAGAGATATCCCGCAGAATGA
- the LOC133864622 gene encoding uncharacterized protein LOC133864622: MEATKVSLKLFIDKKSRRVLFAEADKEFVDFLFSILTLRVGAVTRILKEGGGMVGCLSSLYRSIENMSVTYIQRDKDKRFLLEPNVVMPGAKVPLLLPNVGSTFRHLYKCPNQYKYSNCSSYVADDDGTICPKCNSKMDQTVTFIDPPSVIRASSSRSSEEGYVVGMVKYMVMDDLEVLALSSATLVSLLAKFNVKEIGDIEEKVVDVGMDEGVKLLKASLQSKSVLSDVFPPAKIIIAYG; the protein is encoded by the exons ATGGAAGCAACTAAGGTAAGCCTGAAGCTTTTCATAGACAAAAAGAGCCGACGGGTGCTCTTTGCTGAAGCAGACAAAGAGTTTGTTGATTTCCTCTTTAGCATTCTCACTCTGAGGGTCGGAGCTGTCACGAGGATTCTGAAAGAGGGAGGTGGCATGGTAGGCTGCTTGTCAAGCCTCTACCGGAGCATTGAAAATATGAGTGTCACGTACATCCAACGAGACAAAGACAAACGCTTCCTGTTGGAACCCAACGTTGTCATGCCTGGTGCTAAAGTCCCTCTCCTGTTGCCCAACGTCGGCTCAACATTCCGTCATTTGTACAAGTGTCCGAACCAATACAAGTACAGCAACTGTAGCAGTTACGTTGCGGATGACGACGGCACAATTTGTCCCAAGTGCAACTCCAAGATGGACCAAACCGTGACATTCATAGACCCACCAAGCGTAATCAGGGCATCCTCCTCTAGATCTAGTGAGGAAGGTTACGTGGTAGGGATGGTTAAGTACATGGTGATGGATGATCTGGAGGTGTTGGCCTTGTCCTCCGCCACTCTTGTCTCTTTGCTTGCCAAGTTTAATGTGAAGGAAATAGGTGATATTGAGGAGAAAGTGGTCGATGTGGGCATGGATGAG GGTGTGAAATTGCTCAAGGCTTCTCTGCAATCAAAGTCTGTTTTGTCCGACGTCTTCCCTCCGGCAAAAATCATTATAGCATATGGATGA